In the genome of Candidatus Pristimantibacillus lignocellulolyticus, the window TAGGTATTGCTAGAACGAGAATGAATATTTTACCAGCAAACTCGATTTTTGAAGCAATGCTTTCTTGTCCGGCATCTCTCACCATTTGGGCTCCAAATTCTGCGATATAAGCGATCCCTATTATTTTAAGTACTGTTTTTAAGTAAATATCCGGAATGCCGGATTTCGTTGCTAGTTCATTTATTACAGTAATTACAGCATCAATTTTTCCAATGACGAGTAAGAAGATGAACACACCTGTAAATGACGTAATAAGAAATGCGAACAATGGCTTCTGATCTTTAAGGACTAAGACGAGGATCGTTGCGATTAAGCCAAGTCCTACAATTTGAATGATTTCCACAGCGTTCACCTACTGAAATAGAAAAATTGCCTTAATTTCTTGAAATAACTCTCCTAGTAGATCGATAACCATAAATAGTCCTACTACAAAGCCCATTACAGTTACCCAATGCGCCATGTCTTCTTTCCCCATTTGTTTCAATACAGAATGTATAATCGCAATAACAATGCCGACACCTGCAATCTGAAATATTGCTGTTACATCCATCTTTATCATCTACCCCTCTTACACCATCAATATGACAATTAGAACAGCTCCTAATGCACCTAAACTTCTCCACATTTTCACGAATTTGTCTTGTTCTTCTCTTGCTGTTACTTCTTCGGTTTTCAATTGTAATTGAGCAAGTTGGAGATGTTTCTGCTGATCTTCGGAGTCACTCATCCCAAGAACGGAGCCCATTCTAAGTAAAACTTCTTTCTCCCTGATTTTCATTGATGTAGTGGACCAACATTGTTCTACAGCCTTACACCACGCTTCATTGAGCGAAAGTTCTTGTTCCCCTTGCAGCAAATCTGCGGTAGTTTGGAAAAGTTCACGTATTGGTGGTTCAGTTGCTTCTGCGGTTACGAGACAAGCTACTGGTAAAGGCGTTCGTCCATAATTGATTTCAGTTTCAAGGCGTTGCAACGCATGTATGAGAATACGCAATTCTTTTGCTCGATCTACATACTTTGCTGCTTGCAAAAAACCAACTGCTGTTCCAGAGAACAGAATTAGTAAAGCACCTAGCAGCTTAATCATTATCCACCCACCTTTCATTTTCAGTGTGCAAGTTCGCTTCATATTCGATGCCGATTACGCTACTTTAGCCAATCATCGTTATCAAAGCCCGCTTTTTGAACTACCTCATTCAATAAAGGTTCAAAAAGCGGGCTTTTAGAACCGAGAAGATGGAGCGTTACTTTAGGTAGGAGGAAGCGCAAGTGTACGTTATTGGTACACGCGGCCCGGACTTCCCAAGTTCGCTTCATATTCGATGCCGATTACGCTACTTTAGCCAATCATCGTTATCAAAGTCCGCTTTTTGAACTACCTCTTCCAATAATGGTTCAAAAAGCGGGCTTTCAGAACCAAGAAGATGGAGCGCTACTTGAGGGAGGAGGAAGCGCAAGTGTACGTTATTGGTACACGCGGCCCGGACTTCCCAAGTTCGCTTCATATTCGATGTCGAATATGCTACGTAGCATTCTCATCGTTATCAAAGTCCGCTTTTTGAACTACCTCTATAGGACGAAGTCTTTAGCTAGTTCCTCTCTCGCCTTCTCCACCGGCACTATACGATGCATAAAGCCTTTTTCACTGCGCCGCAGTTCGATTATGTTAGCAAATACTTTTTCGTCGATTAGTCTCATAATCTCATGTCGCCCAAGTACTTCTAACACATCGTAAGCATGTGCCGTAGCTATCACTTTCACTCCAGAATGAGCTGCCTCTCGAATGGATACCGCATCTTCTACTCGTCCAATCTCATCTACTATGATCACTTCAGGCGACATCGACCTGAGCATCATCATCATTCCTTCTGCCTTAGGACACGCATCCATGACATCTGTTCGAGGCCCTACATCGAATGTAGGAATCCCTCTAACACAAGCTGCTATTTCTGAGCGTTCATCTACAATTCCGATCTTCATTGGTAATCGTCTATGCCCATCACCATAACTTAATGATCGAGCTATATCTCGTAATATCGTTGTCTTGCCTTGTTGTGGAGGAGATATAATTAGTACGGATTGAAGACCGCCTCGCATGTGTGAAAATAGCTTGGGCAATAATTGTTTGGATGCTCCTATCACTTCTCGCGCAATCCTTATATTGAAGCCACCAATATCGCGGATCCCTCTTACTAAGCCTCCATCCAATATCGTTCGACCAACAATACCAATACGATGCCCGCCTGCAACTGTAATATAGCCACGTCGTAATTCTTCCTCCATCGTATACAGAGAATAGTTCGTTATTTTCTCAAGCAATTTACGGCATTGCTCTGTAGTAGGATGATAGGCTAATCTTGAATCTTTCTCATGTTGACCCGCTTCTGTTACATAGTAGAAGTTCCCTTGAAGCGTAATTTCTAATGGTCTGTGTTCACGAATTCTTATTTCTTCGATGCTGTTCTTCATGTCTGCCGGTAACTTCTCAAGTATCTTTTTTATTTCAATTGGAAGTAGTTGAACAATATCTGCTAACATCGTAATGGTCACTCCCTACAAATTGCTCTTGACGATACAAGTCTATGCTTGTCTTTTCAAAAATATCCCTATTTATTTCATACGTTTTAATAGCTTGCTAGAGAGAATGATAATTACTAACTTACAATTTACGATTCAGGTTAAATTCAGATTGACACCTGCCTAATAATTCATGCATAGGATATCACTATATAGCAGAGCGATAGAAAGAAGGATTGTCTATGCGAGTACAAGTTATTTCCAATGCGAGTGAAGCACATCAGGGGAAATTTATTGGAAAAACTGCAATAGTTATCGATGTTTTTAGATCATCTAGTTCCATTGTGAGTGCTTTAGCTTCAGGTGCAACTTGTGTCATTCCAGTAGAGACAGTTATGGATGCAAAACAAATATATCGAGAATACGACATCCTTGGTGGGGAAAGATTTTGCAAACGAATATCAGGATTTCATTATGGGAATTCACCGATAGAATATCGTAGCTCACAGTTGCAAGATCGTAGAGTCATTCTTACAACTACGAATGGAACGAGAGCCATTCATCGTTCTAAGAGGGCATCAAACATATATATCGCCAGTCTAAACAATGCAAAAGCATGTGCTAATGCAGCGCTATATAGTAATAATGACGTTGTCATTCTATGTGCGGGTAGTCACGACCAATTTACAGTAGAGGATGGATTATGTGCAGGCTATATATTGTCCCACTTAGTCGCTCATAGTAAAAACAGTGAAAATCATCTACAAATAGATGATTTTGGTAAAGCTATGCTTGCTTTATATGAACATAATAAAAATGACATTTCACACGTTATTAGCCAGGGCTTATCTGGGAATCGTTTACAAGAACTTGATATGACATCTGATATTGAAGATTGTGCGCGGCTTGATGTATACGATATAGTGCCCGTATATCTTAATGGGGTTGTTGTCGTTAATGCTAATAATACAACGTACAGTTAGAAGCATAGTGAACCTATAAAAAAAGGAGTTTCCGTCCTAACTCGTTATGTTAACGAGTAAGAGACAGAAACTCCTATTTATATAATAGCTATTTATCTTCTTTCAGATGGTCCACCTACGAAGGCTTGTTCTGTTGCATCTAGGCCATAGGCTGTGTGCAAAGCAATAACTACTTCATTAAGTTTCTCAGAACTAATTACACATGAACATTTAATTTCAGAAGTGCTCACCATATTAATGCTAACTCCTAGCGAAGAAATAGTTGAGAACATTTTTGCAGCAACTCCAGGATTACTCACCATACCAGCACCTACAATAGATACTTTTACAAGATTGTCTTCTGAAATTGTCTCACGATATGGAACTATATTTTTGATACCTTCGATAACTGAAATTGCTTTATCTTTATCGCCACTAGCAAGAGTAAAGGCAAAATCAGCCTTACCATTTTGAGTTCCACTTTGAACGATAATATCAACATCAATACCATTATCTGCAAGTGCACCAAACACATTCGCTAATACACCTGGAACATCTTCCACGCCATTGATTGTAATTCTTGCTACATTTTTATCAAAGGCAATACCGCGAACAACTACGCCTTGTTCCATAATCGCTTCCTCCTTCACACTTGTGCCTTCATTCTTAGTAAAGCTTGAACGAACGACTAACTGTACATTATTATGCTTCGCATATTCAACTGCTCTAGGATGTAGTACTGCTGCACCTAGATGTGCAAGCTCAAGCATTTCATCATATGAAATTTCATCAAGCTTACGAGCATTTTTCACGACGCGCGGATCTGTTGTATAGACACCATCAACATCAGTGTATATTTCACAAATATCAGCGTTAATTGCCGCTGCAAGTGCCACTGCGGTTGTATCAGAACCACCACGACCAAGTGTCGTAATTTCTCCTGCTTCACTTGCACCTTGGAACCCAGCAACAACGGCAACATAACCTAGTTTCAACGCTTCTTGTAAACGTTGAGGTTGAATGTCGACAATTTTTGCTTTTCCATGTACGGAATCAGTTTTCATACCAACTTGCCATCCAGTAAAGGACTTAGCTTTACCGCCAGAAGCTTCAATCGTCATCGACAGAAGTGCGATAGAAATTTGTTCTCCTACTGTAAGTAACATATCCATTTCTCTTGCAGATGGATTTGAATTTAACAATTTTGATTGTTCGATCAAATCGTCTGTTGTATCACCCATAGCTGAAACAACAACTACAATATCGTTTCCTTCTTGTTGTCTTTCAATGATTCGTTGTGCAACACGTTGCATTCTCTCGGGCGTTCCCACGGAACTACCACCAAACTTCATCACGATCAAAGACAAAGCTGCTCACTCCCAACCTTGACATAGGTAATTAATCCTTACTTATATATGCATACGGTTATATATTATATCACCCATTGCATTTTATGAATACATTAATATGAAAAAAGCTGCTTGAATATTTCAAGCAGCCGTTTATTACTAATTATGCGCGAGAGATGTATTTACCTTCGCGAGTATCAATTAGAAGCACATCACCTTCGTTAATAAACAATGGCACTTGAACGTTATGTCCAGTTTCAACTTTAGCATTTTTAGTAGCACCTTGAGCAGTGTTACCTTTAACGCCTGGTTCTGTTTCAATAACTTTCAAATCAACACTGTTTGGAAGTTGAATACCAAGAATTTCACCTTGGTAGCTTGTAATATTAACATTCATGTTTTCTTTTAAGAAATTCAATTCCCACTCTAGTTGAGATTCACTTAATGTGAACTGATCATATGTTTCATTATCCATGAAGGAATACTCTCCAGCAGCACCGTATAAGTATTGAACTTCGCGGTTTTCAATAATCGCACGACCGATTGTTTCACCTGCACGGAAAGTTCTTTCAACTGTATTACCATTACGAAGATTTTTCATTTTCGAACGTACAAACGCTGCGCCTTTACCAGGTTTAACGTGTTGGAATTCTACTACTGTGAAAATATCGCCTTCTACTTCAACTGTTAAGCCTGTCTTAAAATCGTTTACTGAAATCATGAATGATTCCCTCCTGAGATAAGTTTCTGATCACACAAGTATTAGTTCTTTTGGTGACTTGGTTAGTATTTGAATGCCTGTTTGAGTAATTACAATATCATCTTCGATTCTTACACCACCAAAACCAGGGATGTAAATACCAGGTTCAACTGTAACTGTCATTCCAGGTGTTAATATTGTATCGCTGAAGCGAGATAGTCTAGGTGCTTCGTGAATTTCCATCCCGATGCCGTGCCCCGTACCATGTCCAAACAGCTCACCATATCCGTAATTAGTAATCACATCTCGAGCAAATGCATCCCCTTGTACACCTGTCACACCCGGTTTAATGTTAGCTAAGGCGTTCATTTGTGCTTCAAGAACGATGTTATAAATTTCAAGATGTTTTTCAGTCGGCTTTCCTACAACAACTGTCCTAGTTATATCTGAGCAGTATCCTTTATAGTAGGCACCAAAATCTAATTTAACAAATTCATTATTGCCGATAATTCGCTCGCTGGCAATACCATGTGGCAACGCAGAACGTTCACCAGAGGCTACGATCGTCTCAAAAGATGAACTTGTTGCGCCATTTGAACGCATAAACATTTCCATTTCTAGAGCGATATCTAATTCCCTAACACCTGGCTTAATGTAATTCAATATATGAGCAAAGGTACGATCAGCAAGATCAGCTGCTTCTTGAATAATTTGAAGTTCTGCTTGATCTTTAATCATACGAATTTGTTCAACAAGACCTGCGGTTGGACTAAGTTCAATACCTGCAAGCTCATTTTCCCATTGTTTATATTGAGCAAATGAAATATGATCTTGTTCAAATCCTACTTTGTTTATACCAAGTTTTTGAAGCAATGTTTTAATTTCAACCATTGGTTGTGACATATACTCAAGTACCTGATAGCCTTTTGCCTGCTCTGCAGCTTGTGTACGATAACGAAAGTCCGTTAATAAGTATGACGCAGATGTCGTCAATAATAATGTACCTGCTGAGCCTGTAAAACCGCTAAGATATCTTCTGTTTATTGGGCTATCAATGATGATTGCTTCTAATTGCTTCGCCTCTAATAGAGAGTGAAGTTGTTCTGTTCTTGGGTTTGTCATGGTTTATACCTTCTTTCAACATACATAGTAAAGGCGGCTCAAAACTTTCGTTTGTGATCACGATGTAATACTTCGTAGTCATTCGAAAAATTATTTATTCAACCTTTAGTCTGAGATAATTGTGTCACTAGAGCCTCTAATCCCAATGTGTAACCAATTGGGCCAAAGCCTGCGATTTGTCCTACTGCAATCGGTGCGATTACAGAATGATGTCTGAAAGCTTCTCTCTTATGTATATTCGAAATATGGACTTCTACAACAGGGAGAGAAATCGTACTAAGTGCATCACGAATAGCATAACTATAGTGTGTCCATGCACCAGGGTTAATAATAATTCCATCTACATTACCATAAGCGGCATGAATTCGATCAATCATCGCACCTTCATGGTTACTTTGAAAGAAACTAACTTGAACCCCCAGTTGTGAAGCTTTTTCCGTAATCATTTGCTCAATTGCCGCAAGAGATACATCTCCGTATATACCAGGTTCACGAATACCTAGCATATTCAGATTTGGTCCATTTAACACGTCAATACGATGCACAATATGCGCCTCCCAAATTGCCTTCAATAGCTCATACAATGAGCCTTTGACATTTTACCACAAAAACGGGCGTTTTGAGAAGTCAAAGTTCGTTAGTTAGGACGCGTTTGCAGGCTCACGTGATGCTTCATCCGTGAATTCGAACGCAATAGAGTATCCGATGAATAATCCCCATACTACAAATAGGCATAAATCTGTTACTGCTAACGTAAATCCAACTCCAGTTTGAATCTGTGTAAATCCAAATAAAGGTCCAAGACCAAACAGAATTCCCCACCATCCTAGTCCGTACCATAAACCTGGCCAAGCTCCTTTCAAATTGCGAAAAAACCACATATATAAGACGCTTGCTACTATTGAAAAAGCGGTAAAAGAGAGAGTTCCTAGCGTCTGACCGAAGCCGCTTGTCATTTGCTCATTACTCAACCAATTACGTATGAGAAACGATACGGGTTCACTCGTAAAGTTACAATAATAACTTATCATTCGTATACAACTCCAAAATAGACCTGCAAAAAAACCAATGTATATAGCATAAGCTAGCGGTTTTGTAACACCTGTTCTTTTGAAATTTTGAAATATTGAGTTCATCGAACTAACCTCCTTGAGTTTATTGTTCTAGTATGGATAATTCCAACTATTCTTAATCGCCTAACAAAGTTAGTTGCAACATATAACGTTTGTTTTCATGACTAGGTCGCTAGTAGTTGTGACCAAGTCGTTGGCAATCTCATATAAAATCAAGTACAATAGAACAATAGATCGTAGCATAGAAAGGAGACTTTTTCTTGTCAGACAAATCTCGTGGTATTTATGGCGGACAAGCCGTCATTGAAGGTGTAATGTTTCAAGGTAAACATGTAAACGTAACTGCCGTTCGTCGAAAAAATAAAGAAATAGAATATTTAGAGGTTCCTAGAACGTATACAAGTTGGGTTCAAAAACTTAAAAAAGTCCCATTTGTTCGCGGAGTCGTTGGTATCGTTGAATCTAGTGCAAAAGGGTCTCAACATCTAAATTATTCTGCGGATGCATATGCAGAAGATCAAATGGACGAAATGACAGAAGAAGAAAAAGAGAAAGAAAGAGCTAAAGCAGCCAAAAGCGAAGGAAAATTTAGTCTAGGTATGGTACTTAGTGTTGCTGCAATAGGCGTGCTATCTTTTGTTTTTGGTAAGCTGATCTTTACAGCTGTTCCTGCTCTATTAGAAGAACTGATTTTTCAAAATATGTTTGAAAGTAAAGTCGGGCATACTGTTTTAGAAGGACTTATTAAAATCATCTTATTATTAGCGTACTTATATTTCCTATCATTGACACCTATGATTAAGCGTCTTTTCCAATATCACGGTGCGGAACATAAAGTTATTACTGCCTATGAAGCTGGTGTCCCTCTCACTGTGGAGAATGTACAGAAGTATACACGATTACATTATCGTTGTGGTTCTAGCTTCATTATTTTCACAGTAATCGTCGGTGTCATCATATACTCTATGCCTATGTTTGTATGGGATAGTATTTGGGAAAGAATTTGGATTCGTCTTGCATTACTACCAGTTGTGCTTGGTATTTCATATGAAGTACTTCGCTTAACCAATTCTGTTCGTGAAATACCTGTATTGCGTTTCCTAGGGTATCCTGGACTATGGTTACAACTTTTAACAACAAAAGAACCAAAAGATGATCAAGTTGAAGTATCAATTGCATCTTTTAATCGTATGCTAGAGATAGACAACAAAATTTCTCAAGGAGCTACACTTACTAAATAAAGTGAAAGGAGCATCATTGAATGAAGTTCCGTCATTGGTTAAGTTACCTTATATTTGCTTTAGTAGTACTTGGTATCGGTGTAACGATCTCTCGAGATCCTATCATGATTATCATTCCATTAGTCATTTTCGGAGTAGTCTTTTACTTGATTAAACGTCCTCCGTCTTTCAATCGCAATGAAAAAAAAGCGACTTATTATCGGAGTAGTACATCTACAACTAAGCAAAGTAAACCGAAAAAAGATCGCCCGCGTTCAAAAACTGTTCCTTTCAAAGTTATTGAGGGTGGTAGAGATGATAACGATACACCTCGTTATCACTAATGTATCACACTAGCGAATGTTTGTTACGAAATAGGGCATGAGTTCGGCTTAAGCCGAACTCATGCCCTTTACTTATGTAATCTTTAATGCCATATCAAGCAATTTTACGAATTGCCTTCAAGGAAACTTTCATAGCCTCTATATAAATGATAGAAATAATTCAATTGCTGCTAAACGAATAGACTTCCGAATACACCCAAAAGTTTTTTATTATCTAGCCATTCAATACAGTTTCTGTTTCAAATCTTCAAGCCAATTCCTTCATCCAATCCGAGCATGAGATTCATATTTTGTACAGCAGCACCTGAGGCGCCTTTACCTAGATTATCATATCTTGAGATAATATTTACTTTATCTTTTTGTCCAAAAACAAAAATTTCAAGACGGTTCTTATTATTGCATTCTGATATCATGAAGTCTCCTTCATCAAGGTATTCTTCTGAATCATACGGCATTACATGAACAAAACGTTCTGTTTCATAATAGGCTGATAATACTTCATGCACATTTTTTGCATTAGAGTTTCTAGGTAGAATCCTACTAATTAAAGGCACTGACATTGCTAGTCCTTGTGCATAGTTAGCTTTAATAGGTGTGAATAATGGTTCGTGTAAAAGCCCTGAATACAATAACATCTCTGGAATGTGTTTATGTTGATGTTGTAATGAATAATGTCTTGGAACGTTCAGTTTTCTTGCAGCTACTAATGCCGCATTCTCATATTCTACTATTCCGCTTCTACCAGCTCCGGAGTACCCTGTCACCGAGAAACACGTAACAGGGTACTCTTCTTGTAGAATACCAACTTCGATTAGCGGTTTAATGGTTAGAATAAAGCCAGTTGCATGGCAACCTGGGACTGAGACTCTCGATGCAGTCTTTATCAAATCTCTTTGACCTTTCAACTCAGGCAAACCATATACCCAATTATGATCAGTTCTGAAGGCAGTACTAGTATTAATGATTTTTGTGTTTTCATTTTTCACAAGCTCAACAGATTCTATAGCCGCTGAATCAGGTAAACAGATAAAAACGATATCTGCTGCATTAAGAAATTCACTTCGTACTTTAGCATTTTTTCTTTTGTCGGGGTCTATCCTAAGAATTTCAATGTCCGATCGATTTGACAGATACTCAAAGATCTTCAAACCGGTTGTACCTTCTTGTCCGTCTACGAAAACCTTATATTTCATAAAATCACTCCATTTAGTATATTTATACAATAATGTGAATAACTATACAACTTTATTTTACTTTGATCAAATATTATTTGAAGGAGTGATTTTTAGTAACACTAAAAAGAGGCTGTCCAAAAAATCATTGACCCATGACTTTTTGGACAGCCTCTTCAATTGTTTACTTATTCTTCGTTATCTAATTCAGTTCTAAATTGTTGAAATTGCTCCATACGAGCAGGGTCTCTGCGGAAATATTCTACTAGAGTCTCGATGCAAGTAATTGAATCCGAACTCAAATGATGCTCAATACCCTCAACATCAGCATATATATTTTCAGCTTGCACACCTATCGTCGTTAAAAATGTCTCAAGCAGTTGATGACGTTCCATCAATCGTTTCCCCATTTTTTTACCCTTAGGAGTAAGGATCAATCCACGATATTTCTCATAGATCAAATAATTATCTTTATCTAGCTTTTGAATCATTTTTGTTACAGAAGATGGATGTACTGATAAGCCTTCAGCAATATCTGAGACCCTCGCATATCCCTTTTCTTCCATAAGCTTATAAATTCTTTCCAAGTAGTCTTCCATGCTCGGAGTCGGCATTGAAGAACCCCCTAACATTACTTCATCACCAGTCTAGCCTTTGGTGTCACTCGTATTATGATACACTTTTTCATAGGAACCGTGCAAGCTTTTGTAGATTACTTCATCTAGACTAGAACTTCAGCCAGTCTGGTGTAATCATATTAAGCCATATTGTAATCTTTGTCATCTGATCAGTAAATAATAGAATCCCCATTAAGATCATTACAGCGCCACCGATTTTCATTACCAAACTTGAATATTTCAATATCCATTTAGCAGATCCTAAGAAGAATGCTAGTACGAAGAATGGTATCGCAAAACCTAGAGAGTATGCTGTAGTCAACTTAAACCATGTCCCTGGCTCAGCTGCTGCCATCGAAAGAATAGAAGCTAATGCCGGCCCAATACAAGGTGTCCATCCCGCAGAAAACCCTATTCCAAAAACAAAAGAGCTAACATATCCAGTTTTCTTTGGTATGAGATTCATACGCTTGTCTTTCATTAATAATTGCGGTTGGAAAATACCAACTAGAAATAAACCCATAATAATAATTAAAACTGCAGAAACTTGGCGAATGACTTGTTCATATTCACTGAAAAATTCACTAAATACATTGGTACTATATCCTAATGTGTAATACACCGTACTGAAACCAAGCACAAAAAAGAGTGTGTGACTCATCATTAGCCATCTCTTCTTTGATCCTAGCTCATTCTCTTTCAGTTCAGCTACTGAAATACCCGTTATGTAGGATAGATAGGATGGATAAAGTGGCAAGCAACACGGCGAAATAAATGATATAAACCCTATACCAAACGCTAACCAAATCGAAATTTCATTCAATTCCAGTCACCTCATCAGTTTATTATCTGGTTCTGAGCAATAAATTTTTTCCTAGCAAAATAATTAGTAAGAACGCAATCAAGACAAGTACAATTGTACCACCCGCTGCCAGATTCCATATACCTGCAACTAATAAACCAATAATTACTGCCAATTCACCGATTAATACAACGATAAATATACTTTGTCGGAAGCTTCGAGCAAGTAGTAAACTACATGCGGCAGGAATTGTTAATAATGCTGATACAAGTAATCCCCCAACGATTTTGATAGAAACACTTATAACTAAAGCAGTCATTACACTAATAAGTATATTATAGAAACTTACAGGAACACCACTTACCGAAGCAGCTTCCTCATCAAAAGTAAGTAGAAATAATCCATGCATATGCTTACCAATAATAAATAGCACCACAACTGTTACACCAAAGATCAACCATAAGTCAGTTGAATTTAAAGTATAAATGAATCCAAATAAAAAACTATTTGGGTCCATATTCAAATCACGACCTAAAGTAAAGAAGATCGAAGCTAATGCGATTCCGCCTGACATAATAATGGCTAGCGATAATTCAGCATATGATTTGTATGACTTCCGCAGTTTTTCAATAGCAAATGAAGCTAGTAACGCAAAAATTAATCCATATAATATTGGATATTTTCCAACAACGAATCCTAAAGCTACCCCGGCAATAGCCGCATGAGATAATGTATCACCAATCATCGATAAACGACGTAACACTAAAAATATTCCCATTAACGGAGCAGTAATGCCGATTAGAATTCCTCCGATTAGTGCACGTTGGAAAAATCCACTCATCAAAATATCCAATCTATATTCCTTCTTTCTTACTTTCCAATTGAGTACGCAATGATCGCAAACTATGGGCTAAGTTTTGCTCGACACAGTCTTGAGTTTCATGAGAATGACGAATATAGAAGTTCAATTTCCCAGAGCTTGCAGCAGGCTTATCTCCTAAATAACCTTTGATCATGTCCATATCATGAGAGA includes:
- the argC gene encoding N-acetyl-gamma-glutamyl-phosphate reductase, encoding MKYKVFVDGQEGTTGLKIFEYLSNRSDIEILRIDPDKRKNAKVRSEFLNAADIVFICLPDSAAIESVELVKNENTKIINTSTAFRTDHNWVYGLPELKGQRDLIKTASRVSVPGCHATGFILTIKPLIEVGILQEEYPVTCFSVTGYSGAGRSGIVEYENAALVAARKLNVPRHYSLQHQHKHIPEMLLYSGLLHEPLFTPIKANYAQGLAMSVPLISRILPRNSNAKNVHEVLSAYYETERFVHVMPYDSEEYLDEGDFMISECNNKNRLEIFVFGQKDKVNIISRYDNLGKGASGAAVQNMNLMLGLDEGIGLKI
- the mntR gene encoding transcriptional regulator MntR, with product MPTPSMEDYLERIYKLMEEKGYARVSDIAEGLSVHPSSVTKMIQKLDKDNYLIYEKYRGLILTPKGKKMGKRLMERHQLLETFLTTIGVQAENIYADVEGIEHHLSSDSITCIETLVEYFRRDPARMEQFQQFRTELDNEE
- a CDS encoding cytochrome c biogenesis protein CcdA; translation: MNEISIWLAFGIGFISFISPCCLPLYPSYLSYITGISVAELKENELGSKKRWLMMSHTLFFVLGFSTVYYTLGYSTNVFSEFFSEYEQVIRQVSAVLIIIMGLFLVGIFQPQLLMKDKRMNLIPKKTGYVSSFVFGIGFSAGWTPCIGPALASILSMAAAEPGTWFKLTTAYSLGFAIPFFVLAFFLGSAKWILKYSSLVMKIGGAVMILMGILLFTDQMTKITIWLNMITPDWLKF
- a CDS encoding metal ABC transporter permease encodes the protein MDILMSGFFQRALIGGILIGITAPLMGIFLVLRRLSMIGDTLSHAAIAGVALGFVVGKYPILYGLIFALLASFAIEKLRKSYKSYAELSLAIIMSGGIALASIFFTLGRDLNMDPNSFLFGFIYTLNSTDLWLIFGVTVVVLFIIGKHMHGLFLLTFDEEAASVSGVPVSFYNILISVMTALVISVSIKIVGGLLVSALLTIPAACSLLLARSFRQSIFIVVLIGELAVIIGLLVAGIWNLAAGGTIVLVLIAFLLIILLGKNLLLRTR
- a CDS encoding DUF1385 domain-containing protein, with protein sequence MSDKSRGIYGGQAVIEGVMFQGKHVNVTAVRRKNKEIEYLEVPRTYTSWVQKLKKVPFVRGVVGIVESSAKGSQHLNYSADAYAEDQMDEMTEEEKEKERAKAAKSEGKFSLGMVLSVAAIGVLSFVFGKLIFTAVPALLEELIFQNMFESKVGHTVLEGLIKIILLLAYLYFLSLTPMIKRLFQYHGAEHKVITAYEAGVPLTVENVQKYTRLHYRCGSSFIIFTVIVGVIIYSMPMFVWDSIWERIWIRLALLPVVLGISYEVLRLTNSVREIPVLRFLGYPGLWLQLLTTKEPKDDQVEVSIASFNRMLEIDNKISQGATLTK